The following are encoded in a window of Actinomyces oris genomic DNA:
- a CDS encoding amidohydrolase: MADQPSADLLIRDARIVPFRSRTELGALRRGDPHPGALAAPPPPGEPVDVRIKAGRVVEVGQGLNAPGTRVLEAEGSFLIPGLWDAHAHLDMEAARSARIDTLATRSAEEALELVARALRDHPAGSRPATIQGFGHRLSNWPRVPTVAELDAVTGEVPTLLISGDVHSGWLNSAALRVFGLPGASAQAPGAPMKEDPWFALLDRLDEVPGTRELRESGYRQVLADMLSRGVTGVVDMSWSEDPDDWPRRLRTMADEGVLTQVLPRIRIGVYRDKLERWIARGLRTGTALAGSPRLPDGSPVLVQGPLKVIADGSMGSGSAHMCEPYPAELGLEHACGVVNIDRAELTDLMAHASRQGYEMAIHAIGDAAVDDVAAAFAHSGAAGRLEHAQLLPADALAEPDGALRRLVGCGIELSVQPAHLIDDWAAVGRVWPGLEGRTYAFADMVAAGALLQLGSDAPVAPLDPWLAMSAAVGRRTPDGSVWSPDQRLTAEEALAASVNGAGPVAVGSQADLVLLAEDPLRLEAEELAGVLPVATVVAGAVACLQG; this comes from the coding sequence ATGGCCGATCAACCGTCCGCAGACCTGCTCATCAGGGATGCGCGCATCGTCCCTTTCCGGTCCCGCACCGAGCTGGGGGCGCTGCGCCGAGGTGACCCTCACCCTGGCGCCTTGGCCGCGCCGCCGCCCCCGGGTGAGCCCGTGGATGTGCGTATCAAGGCGGGCCGGGTCGTCGAGGTGGGACAGGGGCTGAATGCTCCCGGGACACGGGTCCTTGAGGCCGAGGGCTCCTTCCTCATTCCCGGCCTGTGGGACGCTCACGCCCACCTGGACATGGAGGCGGCGCGCTCGGCGCGTATTGACACGCTGGCCACCCGCAGCGCCGAGGAGGCCCTGGAGCTGGTGGCCCGGGCGCTGCGGGATCATCCGGCCGGTTCACGGCCGGCCACGATCCAGGGCTTCGGGCACCGCCTGTCCAACTGGCCCCGGGTGCCCACGGTGGCCGAGCTCGACGCCGTCACCGGGGAGGTTCCCACGCTGCTCATCTCCGGGGACGTGCACTCCGGGTGGCTGAACTCGGCGGCGCTGCGTGTCTTCGGCCTGCCGGGGGCCAGCGCCCAGGCCCCGGGAGCACCGATGAAGGAGGACCCGTGGTTCGCCCTACTAGACCGCCTCGATGAGGTTCCGGGGACACGCGAGCTGCGGGAATCCGGCTACCGACAGGTCCTGGCCGACATGCTGTCCCGGGGCGTCACCGGCGTGGTGGACATGAGCTGGTCGGAGGATCCCGATGACTGGCCGCGGCGCCTGCGGACCATGGCGGACGAGGGCGTTCTTACCCAGGTGCTGCCCCGCATCCGCATCGGGGTCTACCGCGACAAGCTGGAACGGTGGATCGCCCGGGGCCTGCGCACCGGGACCGCGCTGGCGGGCTCACCCCGCCTGCCCGACGGATCCCCGGTGCTGGTGCAGGGGCCGCTCAAGGTGATCGCAGACGGCTCGATGGGCTCGGGCAGCGCACACATGTGCGAGCCCTATCCCGCCGAGCTGGGCCTGGAGCACGCCTGCGGCGTGGTCAACATCGACCGGGCCGAGCTCACCGACCTCATGGCCCACGCCTCCCGGCAGGGTTATGAGATGGCCATCCACGCCATCGGGGACGCGGCGGTCGACGACGTCGCTGCGGCCTTCGCGCACTCGGGTGCTGCCGGGCGCTTGGAGCACGCCCAGCTGCTGCCGGCAGACGCCCTCGCTGAGCCTGATGGGGCGCTCAGGCGCCTCGTGGGCTGCGGGATCGAGCTGTCGGTTCAGCCGGCCCACCTCATTGACGACTGGGCGGCCGTGGGGCGTGTGTGGCCGGGACTGGAGGGGCGCACCTACGCCTTCGCAGACATGGTGGCCGCCGGGGCCCTGCTTCAGCTGGGATCGGATGCGCCGGTGGCGCCCCTGGACCCGTGGCTGGCCATGTCGGCGGCCGTGGGGCGTCGGACACCGGACGGCTCGGTGTGGTCGCCGGATCAGCGGCTGACGGCCGAGGAGGCGCTGGCAGCCAGCGTCAACGGGGCCGGTCCGGTGGCGGTGGGTTCTCAGGCCGACCTGGTGCTCCTAGCCGAGGACCCCCTGCGCTTGGAGGCCGAGGAGCTGGCGGGCGTTCTCCCAGTGGCCACCGTGGTGGCCGGAGCTGTGGCCTGTCTACAAGGGTGA
- a CDS encoding GNAT family N-acetyltransferase, whose protein sequence is MAPGYGIRRAGSSPWPILRPGPRSSLSRQLTWRPLGPEDNHELAALIARAEDVDNPPYRTSEQETAEYFLDPTYSGVAGRDTDGVMRAFGLVRLRPAGEIYASMTGTVDPSVRNRGIGRTLLHWQAERARHLVGAERAGSVPGKGSAQVPAHVVTTVMEDDQRMQDHLKDMGFEPMRWYREVRRFLGDEIPEVDLDGFITIDPWTPEIDDDVRRAYNQAMAETWETENVTPEDWTAGSAYFAPQWSFVAMDRSGDRARVAGYLRSGRYEQDWQALGWREGYTDVLGVLSDYRHRQIGPALLVAAMRAYAADGMEYAAAGVDTDNPSGAVDLYESLGYVPTRGTILYALDV, encoded by the coding sequence ATGGCACCCGGTTACGGCATCCGCCGGGCGGGATCCTCACCCTGGCCCATCCTGCGCCCGGGGCCCCGCTCGTCCCTGTCACGGCAGCTGACCTGGCGGCCGCTGGGTCCGGAGGACAACCACGAGCTGGCCGCGCTCATCGCTCGGGCCGAGGATGTCGACAACCCTCCCTACCGCACCAGTGAGCAGGAGACGGCCGAGTACTTCCTCGACCCCACCTACTCCGGCGTCGCCGGGCGTGACACCGATGGCGTCATGCGCGCCTTCGGGCTGGTACGCCTCCGACCGGCTGGGGAGATCTACGCCTCCATGACCGGCACCGTGGACCCGTCCGTACGCAACCGCGGCATCGGGCGCACCCTCCTGCACTGGCAGGCCGAGCGGGCCCGCCACCTCGTGGGGGCCGAACGGGCCGGCTCCGTGCCGGGCAAGGGCTCGGCCCAGGTCCCCGCCCACGTGGTCACCACCGTCATGGAGGATGACCAACGCATGCAGGACCACCTCAAGGACATGGGTTTCGAACCCATGCGCTGGTACCGGGAGGTACGCCGTTTCCTCGGTGACGAGATCCCCGAGGTGGACCTGGACGGCTTCATCACCATCGACCCGTGGACCCCCGAGATCGACGACGACGTCCGGCGCGCCTACAACCAGGCCATGGCCGAGACCTGGGAGACGGAGAACGTCACCCCCGAGGACTGGACCGCCGGCAGCGCCTACTTCGCCCCGCAGTGGAGCTTTGTGGCCATGGATCGCTCGGGGGACCGGGCCCGTGTCGCCGGCTACCTGCGCTCAGGCCGCTACGAGCAGGACTGGCAGGCACTGGGCTGGCGTGAGGGCTACACCGACGTGCTCGGGGTCCTCAGCGACTACCGCCACCGCCAGATCGGGCCCGCGCTGCTGGTGGCCGCCATGCGCGCCTACGCCGCCGACGGCATGGAGTACGCCGCCGCCGGCGTCGACACCGACAACCCCAGTGGTGCCGTGGACCTGTATGAGTCCCTGGGCTACGTGCCCACCCGCGGCACCATCCTCTACGCCCTCGACGTCTGA
- a CDS encoding DNA gyrase/topoisomerase IV subunit B, whose translation MPSSENKTSRGDYSARHLSVLEGLEAVRKRPGMYIGSTDQRGLMHCVWEIVDNAVDEALEGHGDDISVTVHDDGSIEVRDNGRGVPVDIEPSSGLTGVELVYTKLHAGGKFGGGSYGAAGGLHGVGASVVNALAERMDVEVDRGGKTYAMSFHRGEPGIFDDSAGRGPSSPFTGFTKASELRVIGKVRRGVTGTRVRYWADPQIFPKPTEYDAAALRARLRQTSFLVPGLTLRLEDKRPEAEAIAASTTPAADAGETDDAVHEVTLRAAAKNATENRGDLFDTGDDDGVEVFQALGGTADFVDFLASDGSVTDTFRLTGEGTYTETVQQLDRASGHLRPVEVERTCMVDVALRWGIGYDTTERSFVNIIATPMGGTHLTGFEQALTKVLRKRIEADSRALKLTAKDGRVEKDDIMAGLTAVITVRVPEPQFEGQTKEVLGTGPVRQIVSKVVERELTSLLTSSKRDLKTQARALEEKIVGEMRARVSARLHKEITRRKTALETSSLPAKLADCRSDDVAASELFIVEGDSALGTAKNARDSEFQALLPIRGKILNVQKASQADMLRNVECSAIIQVVGAGSGRTFDLEAARYGKVILMTDADVDGAHIRTLLLTLFFRYMRPMIEAGRVFAAVPPLHRIEVSGSGRRKKEIIYTYSDEELVTTLRRLERAGRSFKEPQRYKGLGEMDAHQLAETTMEPQHRTLRRITLGDEAQIMEAESVFELLMGSSVEPRRDFIVEGARDVDRERIDA comes from the coding sequence GTGCCCTCATCTGAGAACAAGACCAGCCGGGGCGACTACTCCGCCCGCCACCTCTCCGTCCTGGAGGGGCTCGAGGCCGTGCGCAAGCGCCCGGGAATGTACATCGGCTCCACCGACCAGCGCGGTCTCATGCACTGCGTGTGGGAGATCGTGGACAACGCCGTCGATGAGGCCCTCGAGGGGCACGGCGACGACATCTCAGTGACCGTCCACGACGACGGCTCCATCGAGGTGCGTGACAACGGGCGCGGCGTGCCCGTGGACATCGAGCCCTCATCCGGCCTGACCGGTGTCGAGCTCGTCTATACCAAGCTGCACGCCGGCGGGAAGTTCGGCGGCGGCTCCTACGGCGCCGCCGGCGGTCTGCACGGCGTGGGGGCGTCCGTCGTCAACGCCCTGGCCGAGCGCATGGACGTCGAGGTCGACCGCGGCGGCAAGACCTACGCCATGAGCTTCCACCGCGGCGAGCCCGGCATCTTCGACGACTCCGCCGGGCGCGGCCCCTCCTCACCCTTCACCGGGTTCACGAAGGCCTCCGAGCTGCGCGTCATCGGCAAGGTGCGCCGCGGCGTGACCGGAACCCGGGTCCGCTACTGGGCCGACCCCCAGATCTTCCCCAAGCCCACCGAGTACGACGCCGCCGCCCTGCGCGCCCGCCTGCGCCAGACCAGCTTCCTCGTTCCGGGCCTCACCCTGCGCCTGGAGGACAAGCGCCCCGAGGCCGAGGCCATCGCGGCCTCCACCACGCCGGCCGCCGACGCCGGCGAGACCGACGACGCCGTCCACGAGGTCACCCTGCGCGCGGCTGCCAAGAACGCCACCGAGAACCGCGGCGACCTGTTCGACACCGGTGATGACGACGGCGTCGAGGTCTTCCAGGCCCTGGGCGGCACTGCCGACTTCGTCGACTTCCTGGCCTCCGACGGCTCAGTCACCGACACCTTCCGCCTCACCGGCGAAGGCACCTACACCGAGACCGTCCAGCAGCTCGACCGCGCCAGCGGGCACCTGCGGCCCGTGGAGGTCGAGCGCACCTGCATGGTTGACGTCGCCCTGCGCTGGGGGATCGGCTACGACACCACGGAGCGCTCCTTCGTCAACATCATCGCCACCCCCATGGGAGGCACCCACCTGACCGGATTCGAGCAGGCCCTCACCAAGGTGCTGCGCAAGCGCATCGAGGCCGACTCCCGGGCCCTGAAGCTCACCGCCAAGGACGGCCGCGTCGAGAAGGACGACATCATGGCGGGCCTGACCGCCGTCATCACCGTGCGCGTCCCCGAGCCCCAGTTCGAGGGCCAGACCAAGGAGGTCCTGGGCACCGGGCCCGTGCGCCAGATCGTCTCCAAGGTGGTCGAGCGCGAGCTCACCTCCCTGCTGACCTCCTCCAAGCGGGACCTCAAGACCCAGGCGCGCGCCCTGGAGGAGAAGATCGTCGGTGAGATGCGCGCCCGCGTCTCAGCGCGCCTGCACAAGGAGATCACCCGCCGCAAAACCGCCCTGGAGACCTCCTCCCTGCCGGCCAAGCTCGCCGACTGCCGCAGCGACGACGTCGCCGCCTCCGAGCTGTTCATCGTCGAGGGCGACTCCGCCCTGGGAACCGCCAAGAACGCCCGCGACTCCGAGTTCCAGGCGCTCCTGCCGATCCGCGGCAAGATCCTCAATGTGCAGAAGGCCTCCCAGGCCGACATGCTGCGTAACGTCGAGTGCTCGGCCATCATCCAGGTGGTCGGCGCCGGTAGCGGACGCACCTTCGACCTGGAGGCCGCCCGCTACGGCAAGGTCATCCTCATGACCGACGCCGACGTCGACGGCGCCCACATCCGCACCCTCCTGCTGACTCTCTTCTTCCGCTACATGCGCCCCATGATCGAGGCGGGCCGGGTCTTCGCCGCCGTCCCGCCCCTGCACCGCATCGAGGTCTCCGGCTCGGGGCGGCGCAAGAAGGAGATCATCTACACCTACTCCGACGAGGAGCTTGTCACCACCCTGCGCCGCCTGGAGCGCGCGGGCCGCAGCTTCAAGGAGCCCCAGCGCTACAAGGGCCTGGGGGAGATGGACGCCCACCAGCTCGCCGAGACCACCATGGAGCCCCAGCACCGGACCCTGCGGCGCATCACCCTGGGGGACGAGGCCCAGATCATGGAGGCCGAGTCCGTCTTCGAGCTCCTCATGGGCTCATCGGTCGAGCCCCGCCGGGACTTCATCGTCGAAGGCGCGCGTGACGTTGATCGCGAGCGCATCGACGCCTGA
- a CDS encoding DUF7455 domain-containing protein, translating into MQSMSTTGTSTAAQAVTTLDEQATPAADSTERPLTTADRCDVCDAQAYVRVVMLTGELFFCGHHARKHADKLKEVALLFQDETSTLTSGS; encoded by the coding sequence ATGCAGTCCATGAGCACAACCGGAACCTCAACCGCCGCGCAGGCGGTGACCACCCTGGACGAGCAGGCCACTCCTGCCGCCGACTCCACCGAGCGCCCGCTGACCACAGCCGACCGCTGCGATGTCTGCGACGCGCAGGCCTACGTCCGAGTCGTCATGCTGACCGGCGAGCTCTTCTTCTGCGGCCACCATGCCCGCAAGCACGCAGACAAGCTCAAAGAGGTCGCCCTGCTGTTCCAGGACGAGACCTCGACCCTGACCTCCGGCAGCTGA
- a CDS encoding rhodanese-like domain-containing protein produces the protein MKRPLRVITASALLVVCSAIALSGCSGSAGSSASSSANTASAGAKASGPVIIDLRSAEEFKKGHLEGAVNYDFSSGDFSSQISSLDHSSQYQLYGSADQPKMASAVMRNAGFSSVTELGTLDAAKKTTGAKVVTG, from the coding sequence GTGAAACGTCCTCTCCGCGTCATAACCGCCTCTGCTCTGCTCGTCGTTTGCAGCGCGATCGCACTTTCAGGATGCTCCGGTTCTGCTGGCTCCAGCGCCTCCTCCTCTGCCAACACCGCCTCGGCGGGCGCGAAGGCATCCGGTCCCGTCATCATCGACCTGCGTTCGGCTGAGGAGTTCAAGAAAGGGCACCTCGAGGGGGCAGTTAACTACGACTTCTCCTCAGGTGATTTCTCCAGCCAGATCTCGAGCCTGGACCACAGCTCCCAGTACCAGCTCTACGGCTCCGCCGACCAGCCCAAGATGGCCAGCGCCGTCATGCGCAACGCCGGCTTCTCCAGCGTCACCGAGCTGGGGACCCTCGACGCCGCCAAGAAGACCACCGGGGCCAAGGTCGTCACCGGTTGA
- a CDS encoding RNA polymerase sigma factor — protein MASSTVTRSSTELTDDVDETPLDDEDFDLDDEGDDDADYDDEDYDDSDEDDEDSSDGDEDQDDDSEAQAVQEDDGPAAELRDYYLDVSLEENGDGSKRSPFNDPASLKGVRLAPGATLFVRSRTVVENLEIAGHGTLEEPITLAPYGHGPVPRFVIGDSAPMVARDYLAQNGYIFRGWVIKGIKMQPSIAALTGELERMRREEAEKAASKKSGKRGKSQDKDGSFTVSDSDEGDEPAQRVVTAGATADPVKDYLKQIGKVALLNAEQEVELAKRIEAGLYAEHRLAEEGNDLPAKLRRELHWVAQDGQRAKNHLLEANLRLVVSLAKRYTGRGMLFLDLIQEGNLGLIRAVEKFDYTKGFKFSTYATWWIRQAITRAMADQARTIRIPVHMVEVINKLARVQRQMLQDLGREPTPEELAVELDMTPEKVVEVQKYGREPISLHTPLGEDGDSEFGDLIEDSEAVVPADAVSFTLLQEQLHAVLDTLSEREAGVVSMRFGLTDGQPKTLDEIGKVYGVTRERIRQIESKTMSKLRHPSRSQVLRDYLD, from the coding sequence GTGGCTTCTTCCACAGTGACGCGCTCCAGCACCGAGCTCACTGACGACGTCGACGAGACCCCGCTCGACGACGAGGACTTCGACCTCGACGACGAAGGAGACGACGACGCCGACTACGACGACGAGGACTACGACGACTCTGACGAGGACGACGAGGACTCCTCTGATGGGGACGAGGACCAGGATGACGACTCCGAGGCGCAGGCTGTCCAGGAGGATGACGGCCCAGCCGCCGAACTGCGCGACTACTACCTGGATGTGAGCCTGGAGGAGAACGGTGACGGCTCCAAGCGCAGCCCCTTCAACGACCCCGCCTCCCTCAAGGGGGTTCGTCTGGCACCGGGGGCGACTCTCTTCGTGCGATCGCGCACGGTTGTGGAGAACCTGGAGATCGCCGGCCACGGCACCCTGGAGGAGCCCATCACGCTGGCCCCCTACGGCCACGGACCGGTGCCTCGCTTCGTCATCGGCGACTCCGCCCCCATGGTGGCGCGCGACTACCTCGCTCAGAACGGCTACATCTTCCGTGGCTGGGTCATCAAGGGCATCAAGATGCAGCCCTCCATCGCGGCCCTGACCGGTGAGCTCGAGCGCATGCGCCGGGAGGAGGCGGAGAAGGCCGCCTCCAAGAAGTCCGGCAAGCGCGGCAAGTCCCAGGACAAGGACGGCTCCTTCACCGTCTCCGACTCCGACGAGGGCGACGAGCCGGCCCAGCGGGTCGTCACCGCCGGCGCCACCGCGGACCCGGTCAAGGACTACCTCAAGCAGATCGGTAAGGTCGCGCTGCTGAACGCCGAGCAGGAGGTCGAGCTCGCCAAGCGCATCGAGGCCGGTCTTTACGCCGAGCACCGCCTGGCCGAGGAGGGCAACGACCTGCCGGCCAAGCTGCGTCGCGAGCTGCACTGGGTGGCCCAGGACGGTCAGCGGGCCAAGAACCACCTGCTGGAGGCCAACCTGCGACTGGTGGTCTCCCTGGCCAAGCGCTACACGGGCCGCGGCATGCTCTTCCTGGACCTCATCCAGGAGGGCAACCTGGGCCTCATCCGCGCCGTGGAGAAGTTCGACTACACCAAGGGCTTCAAGTTCTCCACCTACGCCACCTGGTGGATTCGCCAGGCCATTACCCGCGCGATGGCTGACCAGGCCCGCACCATCCGCATCCCGGTGCACATGGTCGAGGTCATCAACAAGCTCGCCCGCGTACAGCGCCAGATGCTTCAGGACCTGGGACGTGAGCCCACCCCGGAGGAGCTGGCCGTCGAGCTGGACATGACCCCGGAAAAGGTGGTCGAGGTCCAGAAGTACGGGCGCGAGCCGATCTCCCTGCACACGCCGCTGGGTGAGGACGGGGACTCGGAGTTCGGTGACCTCATTGAGGACTCCGAGGCCGTGGTCCCGGCCGACGCGGTGAGTTTCACCCTCCTGCAGGAGCAGCTCCACGCCGTGCTGGACACCCTCTCGGAGCGTGAGGCCGGCGTGGTCTCCATGCGTTTCGGTCTGACCGATGGCCAGCCCAAGACCCTCGATGAGATCGGCAAGGTCTACGGGGTTACCCGGGAGCGCATCCGCCAGATCGAGTCCAAGACCATGTCCAAGCTGCGCCACCCCTCGCGCAGCCAGGTCCTACGCGACTACCTGGACTGA